From the Streptomyces nigrescens genome, one window contains:
- a CDS encoding SDR family oxidoreductase encodes MSYDTLAGRTAVVTGAASGMGEATARLLASHGVRVALLARRAERLAELAATIEAAGGQALPVAADVTDDASVDAAAERVHTAYGQVDLVVNSAGVMLPNPVTDGRADEWQRMLDTNVAGALRVVRAFTPDLIAVAESGRTADLVNISSIGAHIAFPGYAVYGATKAALTYLSQSLRTELGPRDVRVTNIEPGLTDTELGDHIDNAEMAGQLDGMFDALTGLAADDIADLVAYTTSRARHVNLRQAIVLPTRQA; translated from the coding sequence ATGTCGTACGACACCCTCGCCGGCCGCACCGCTGTCGTCACCGGAGCCGCCAGCGGTATGGGCGAGGCCACCGCCCGGCTGCTCGCCTCGCACGGCGTGCGGGTGGCGCTGCTCGCCCGCCGGGCCGAACGGCTGGCGGAGCTGGCCGCCACGATCGAGGCGGCCGGCGGACAGGCGCTCCCGGTCGCCGCCGATGTCACCGACGACGCCTCCGTGGACGCGGCGGCGGAGCGGGTGCACACCGCGTACGGTCAGGTCGACCTGGTGGTCAACTCGGCCGGCGTGATGCTGCCGAACCCGGTCACCGACGGCCGGGCCGACGAGTGGCAGCGCATGCTGGACACCAATGTGGCCGGCGCGCTGCGCGTCGTGCGGGCGTTCACCCCGGACCTGATCGCGGTGGCGGAGTCCGGCCGGACGGCGGACCTGGTGAACATCTCCTCGATCGGCGCGCACATCGCGTTCCCCGGCTACGCGGTGTACGGCGCGACGAAGGCCGCGCTGACGTACCTCTCGCAGTCCCTGCGCACGGAGCTGGGCCCGCGCGATGTGCGGGTCACCAACATCGAGCCGGGTCTCACGGACACGGAGCTGGGCGACCACATCGACAACGCGGAAATGGCCGGCCAGTTGGACGGCATGTTCGACGCACTGACCGGCCTGGCCGCGGACGACATCGCGGACCTGGTCGCCTACACGACGAGCCGGGCCCGTCACGTGAACCTGCGCCAGGCGATCGTGCTGCCGACGCGGCAGGCATGA
- a CDS encoding DeoR/GlpR family DNA-binding transcription regulator has product MDRVEAQEERRRRMRDTVIARGFVRTADLAEEFGVSLMTAHRDLDALQAQGWLRKVRGGATGLPSAQFHGSVAERMATMAQTKQQLARAAATLLVPGQTLLLDDSTTCLLLAHQLSGHTPLTVITNSLPALTTLAKEPGVALITPGGAYFPAYDAFMGPHTAEAVRAFRADVLFMSTTAVTNGRCYHTSPETVQVKRAMMESAGRRVLVADHTKFTKGGLYALAPLTDFDLLIVDDGLAAEQVRAVRAGGTEVMVVPGRGPVA; this is encoded by the coding sequence ATGGACCGGGTCGAGGCGCAGGAGGAGCGGCGGCGCCGTATGCGGGACACCGTCATCGCCCGCGGGTTCGTGCGGACCGCGGACCTCGCCGAGGAGTTCGGCGTGAGTCTGATGACCGCCCACCGCGATCTGGACGCCCTTCAGGCGCAGGGCTGGCTGCGCAAGGTGCGCGGCGGTGCGACGGGGCTGCCGTCGGCGCAGTTCCACGGCAGTGTCGCGGAGCGGATGGCCACCATGGCGCAGACCAAGCAGCAGCTGGCGCGGGCCGCCGCCACGCTGCTGGTCCCCGGGCAGACGCTGCTGCTCGACGACAGCACGACCTGTCTGCTGCTGGCGCACCAGCTCTCCGGGCACACCCCGCTGACGGTGATCACCAACTCGCTGCCGGCCCTCACCACCCTCGCCAAGGAGCCCGGCGTCGCACTGATCACGCCGGGCGGTGCGTACTTCCCGGCGTATGACGCCTTCATGGGCCCGCACACCGCGGAGGCGGTACGGGCCTTTCGCGCCGATGTGCTGTTCATGTCCACCACGGCCGTCACCAACGGCCGCTGCTACCACACCTCACCGGAGACCGTGCAGGTCAAGCGGGCCATGATGGAGAGCGCCGGCCGCCGGGTACTGGTCGCCGACCACACCAAGTTCACCAAGGGCGGCCTCTATGCGCTCGCCCCGCTGACCGACTTCGATCTGCTGATCGTCGACGACGGACTGGCGGCCGAGCAGGTGCGGGCGGTACGGGCGGGCGGCACCGAGGTGATGGTGGTGCCGGGGCGCGGGCCGGTGGCCTGA
- a CDS encoding LodA/GoxA family CTQ-dependent oxidase: MDTQIVQVKIHPAIGIARVGNSDKPPFIGPESPDQPPLPPGSYKDSSGKVIRQAARFRVYGYNQAGEAVRELKLGEDGVTEIKWSVHLANKKAAWYQFHIPLDIREAQSLPDTQLRRRNFDVRGADRKKLVIDAGRKQIRASLHETAALSGKIMSRAVPLGSIATQSDGRLLVVGGVGKSASYATPEKPIAGVANNDTWYDDVSDGPVTAEVTIGGVTKAASPAWAVVAPPHYAPGVKTVRTLYDLLYDVFVTEHTLPAVQQVSFPEHIEPLLSRFCDLQWVNHGFATQFGWEGPHHFLAPAMRKRLADPGEASRELRRQVYVQMRDYERDGTSPLPWPWLYGDFMSSGKPNSVRQHIKISCEQDRMLAQWADGHFTSGPPRKGHPDVDAAPVAARPGLLDRAALDNCAADAFHPGCEVTWPMRHKTMYSEPFRILHRTPENPEPDYGDVLSVQDALGKNGPLHAQGPGDLTRWMAAPWQCDTASCRSGYQVRSGLGPRYSPYLPTFWPAQMPNHVLKQSDFATVNTPPSGPDDSAREKAFENRAVWLRGLKGTDFNKQRRQMIDDWYKFGIVEPHEYTVGDGKFPKYVQVESEPSYPPAPDHANLINIQVPEAGAPQLAGVADAWTGEIPAETVESMLVQQAVQEVKEATGRDEETIAAGYLEKLDPLHGTQ; the protein is encoded by the coding sequence ATGGACACGCAGATCGTCCAGGTCAAGATCCACCCCGCCATCGGCATAGCCCGGGTCGGCAACAGCGACAAACCGCCCTTCATCGGCCCGGAGTCACCGGACCAGCCGCCGCTGCCGCCCGGCTCGTACAAGGACAGCTCGGGGAAGGTCATCCGGCAGGCCGCCCGGTTCCGGGTCTACGGCTACAACCAGGCCGGGGAGGCCGTCCGGGAACTCAAACTGGGCGAGGACGGCGTCACCGAGATCAAGTGGTCGGTGCACCTGGCCAACAAGAAGGCCGCCTGGTACCAGTTCCACATCCCGCTCGACATCCGCGAGGCCCAGAGCCTGCCGGACACCCAGCTGCGCCGACGGAACTTCGACGTCAGGGGAGCCGACCGGAAGAAGCTCGTCATCGACGCCGGCCGCAAGCAGATCCGTGCCTCCCTGCACGAGACCGCCGCCCTCTCCGGGAAGATCATGAGCCGGGCGGTCCCGCTGGGATCGATCGCCACCCAGAGCGACGGCCGTCTGCTGGTCGTCGGCGGCGTCGGCAAATCGGCCTCCTACGCCACTCCCGAGAAGCCGATCGCCGGCGTCGCCAACAATGACACCTGGTACGACGACGTCTCCGACGGACCGGTCACGGCGGAGGTCACGATCGGGGGCGTCACCAAGGCCGCGAGCCCGGCCTGGGCCGTGGTGGCCCCGCCGCACTACGCGCCCGGTGTGAAGACCGTCCGCACCCTCTATGACCTGCTGTACGACGTGTTCGTCACCGAGCACACCCTGCCCGCCGTGCAGCAGGTCTCGTTCCCCGAACACATCGAACCGCTGCTGAGCCGGTTTTGCGATCTGCAGTGGGTCAACCATGGCTTCGCCACCCAGTTCGGCTGGGAGGGCCCGCACCACTTCCTCGCCCCGGCCATGCGCAAGCGGCTCGCCGACCCGGGCGAGGCCAGCCGGGAACTCCGCCGCCAGGTCTATGTCCAGATGCGCGACTACGAGCGGGACGGGACATCCCCCCTGCCCTGGCCGTGGCTCTACGGCGACTTCATGTCCAGCGGCAAGCCCAACTCCGTCCGCCAGCACATCAAGATCTCCTGCGAGCAGGACCGGATGCTGGCCCAATGGGCCGACGGCCACTTCACCTCCGGCCCGCCCCGTAAGGGCCACCCGGACGTGGACGCGGCGCCCGTCGCCGCCCGGCCGGGGCTGCTGGACCGGGCCGCGCTGGACAACTGCGCCGCCGACGCGTTCCACCCGGGCTGCGAGGTCACCTGGCCGATGCGGCACAAGACCATGTACTCCGAGCCCTTCCGCATCCTGCACCGCACGCCGGAGAACCCGGAACCCGACTACGGAGATGTGCTCAGCGTCCAGGACGCCCTGGGCAAGAACGGTCCGCTGCACGCGCAGGGGCCGGGCGACCTCACCCGCTGGATGGCCGCCCCCTGGCAGTGCGACACCGCGAGCTGCCGCTCCGGCTACCAGGTACGGTCCGGGCTCGGCCCCCGCTACAGCCCCTACCTGCCCACCTTCTGGCCCGCCCAGATGCCCAACCATGTGCTCAAACAGTCCGACTTCGCGACCGTCAACACCCCGCCGAGCGGCCCCGACGACAGCGCCAGGGAGAAGGCCTTCGAGAACCGGGCGGTATGGCTGCGCGGCCTGAAGGGCACCGACTTCAACAAGCAGCGGCGGCAGATGATCGACGACTGGTACAAGTTCGGCATCGTCGAGCCGCACGAATACACCGTGGGCGACGGGAAGTTCCCCAAGTACGTCCAGGTGGAGTCCGAGCCCAGCTATCCGCCGGCCCCCGACCACGCCAACCTCATCAACATCCAGGTGCCCGAGGCGGGCGCGCCCCAACTGGCAGGCGTGGCCGATGCCTGGACCGGGGAGATCCCGGCCGAGACCGTCGAGTCCATGCTCGTGCAGCAGGCGGTCCAGGAGGTCAAGGAGGCGACCGGCCGGGACGAGGAGACGATCGCCGCCGGATACCTGGAGAAGCTCGACCCCCTCCACGGCACCCAGTGA
- a CDS encoding acyl-CoA thioesterase has protein sequence MRRRGPKWRTGAYGEWEKHVTEAAESAVGPDTAVPFAVGITVRGYETDTQGHLNQSVYLQYAEHARWSLLQASGIRQSTMVDRRVGPVTVETTIRYLRELRAGDEVEVSCAFVWGEGKTFRIEQTVRKTDGTVAAEVSAVCGLLDLTERKLLKDPRAAFRDLADKPSLLGLTDG, from the coding sequence ATGAGGCGCCGGGGGCCCAAGTGGCGGACTGGCGCCTACGGGGAGTGGGAGAAGCACGTGACAGAAGCGGCGGAGTCGGCAGTCGGTCCGGACACGGCGGTGCCGTTCGCCGTCGGGATCACGGTGCGCGGCTACGAGACCGACACCCAGGGCCATCTCAACCAGAGCGTCTATCTGCAGTACGCCGAGCACGCCCGCTGGTCGCTGCTGCAGGCGAGCGGCATCCGGCAGAGCACCATGGTGGACCGCCGCGTCGGCCCGGTGACCGTCGAGACCACCATCCGCTACCTGCGGGAGCTGCGGGCCGGTGACGAGGTCGAGGTGAGCTGCGCGTTCGTCTGGGGCGAGGGCAAGACCTTCCGGATCGAGCAGACCGTCCGGAAGACGGACGGGACGGTGGCCGCCGAGGTGAGCGCCGTCTGCGGGCTGCTCGACCTCACCGAGCGCAAACTGCTCAAGGACCCGCGGGCGGCCTTCCGCGACCTGGCCGACAAGCCCTCGCTGCTGGGGCTCACCGACGGCTGA
- a CDS encoding cell wall hydrolase has protein sequence MFREPGRQVPTVHGTVAFRQLPEELRNVTYSGARHPGATTPECPSHAADAADGAPGRPAPGPFADLAWGANCQRYAYAVLRHFGLLIPPLRSAELWADEAATRRVDRPQPLDLVLFDGGPAEGRPPGYGAHVGVHLGPDRVLHLCREVGRPVVWRYADFAARPRYGRLLGVKRAERPRGR, from the coding sequence GTGTTCCGTGAACCCGGCCGTCAAGTCCCCACCGTCCACGGCACGGTGGCGTTCCGGCAGCTCCCGGAGGAGCTGCGCAATGTGACCTACTCGGGTGCCCGCCATCCGGGAGCGACGACACCTGAATGCCCGTCACACGCGGCGGACGCGGCGGACGGTGCCCCCGGCCGCCCCGCCCCGGGCCCCTTCGCCGACCTGGCCTGGGGCGCGAACTGCCAGCGCTACGCCTACGCCGTGCTGCGCCACTTCGGCCTGCTGATACCACCGTTGCGCTCGGCGGAGCTCTGGGCGGACGAAGCGGCGACCCGCCGGGTGGACCGTCCGCAACCGCTGGATCTGGTGCTGTTCGACGGCGGCCCGGCCGAGGGCCGGCCACCGGGCTACGGCGCGCACGTGGGCGTCCACCTGGGACCCGACCGGGTCCTGCATCTGTGCCGGGAGGTCGGCAGGCCCGTCGTATGGCGCTATGCGGACTTCGCGGCGCGGCCGCGCTACGGGCGCCTCCTCGGCGTCAAGCGGGCGGAGCGGCCCCGGGGGCGCTGA
- a CDS encoding S1 family peptidase — MERRFRKAALWGATVAAVLAAVGPFSPAHGVPRPDPTSRPSPRGMLDAMRRDLGLSAVQVRTRLAQETDAHRAAATVRRTLSTPPAGMWFDRTTGKLVVAVTGAADAQRVRAAGAVPKTVPHSRAALTALMQQITRRAGDGVAGVTGWGVDERANGVVVRIDRTRHTPRTAAFEKTVRELGAQGKIPVTVERSNQTPRQQGGKVVGGERWMPGSEGICSIGFSVTGPGSFQGFLTAGHCTLTADQAAFGKDGSLMGTSNHGGGHSVNGREGDLGLVEVDQPGWTVSANVAGQGGAPVTVTGAQEGLAGMSLCHSGQSSGWHCGEITRVDQTVDYGNTVIEGLSFTNACSAPGDSGGSYVTQPNAPKALGVHSGGGAAHCGTFGGATLTIFQPIGEALEKWNLRLVTGSP, encoded by the coding sequence ATGGAACGCCGCTTTCGCAAGGCAGCTCTCTGGGGCGCGACCGTCGCCGCCGTCCTGGCGGCGGTCGGTCCGTTCAGCCCGGCGCACGGCGTGCCCCGGCCCGACCCGACGTCCCGTCCCTCGCCGCGCGGCATGCTCGACGCGATGCGCCGGGACCTCGGGCTGTCAGCGGTGCAGGTACGGACCCGGCTCGCGCAGGAGACCGATGCGCACCGTGCCGCGGCGACCGTGCGCCGGACGCTGAGCACCCCGCCCGCCGGGATGTGGTTCGACAGGACCACCGGCAAGCTGGTCGTCGCGGTCACCGGCGCCGCCGACGCCCAGCGGGTGCGGGCCGCCGGGGCGGTGCCCAAGACGGTGCCGCACAGCCGCGCCGCGCTCACGGCCCTGATGCAGCAGATCACCCGCCGGGCCGGCGACGGGGTGGCCGGCGTCACCGGCTGGGGCGTGGACGAGCGCGCCAACGGTGTGGTGGTCCGCATCGACCGCACCCGGCACACTCCCCGGACCGCCGCCTTCGAGAAGACCGTCCGTGAGTTGGGGGCGCAGGGGAAGATCCCGGTCACCGTCGAGCGCAGCAATCAGACGCCGCGGCAGCAGGGCGGCAAAGTGGTCGGCGGTGAGCGGTGGATGCCCGGCAGCGAGGGCATCTGTTCCATCGGCTTCTCGGTGACCGGACCGGGAAGTTTCCAGGGCTTTCTGACGGCCGGCCACTGCACGCTCACCGCCGATCAGGCCGCGTTCGGCAAGGACGGCAGCCTCATGGGGACCTCCAACCACGGCGGCGGGCACAGCGTCAACGGACGTGAGGGGGACCTGGGGCTGGTCGAAGTCGATCAGCCGGGCTGGACGGTCAGCGCGAATGTGGCCGGCCAGGGCGGTGCGCCGGTCACCGTCACCGGCGCGCAGGAGGGCCTGGCCGGTATGTCGCTGTGCCACTCCGGGCAGAGCAGCGGCTGGCACTGCGGGGAGATCACCCGTGTCGACCAGACCGTGGACTACGGCAACACGGTCATCGAGGGCCTGTCGTTCACCAACGCCTGCTCGGCGCCCGGCGATTCGGGCGGGTCGTATGTCACCCAGCCCAACGCCCCGAAGGCCCTGGGCGTGCACTCGGGCGGTGGTGCCGCCCACTGCGGCACGTTCGGTGGCGCCACCCTCACCATCTTCCAGCCGATCGGCGAGGCCCTGGAGAAGTGGAATCTGCGGCTGGTGACGGGCAGCCCCTGA
- a CDS encoding acyl-CoA dehydrogenase family protein: MNDGTTLPGADPDLLYSEDEDALRAAVRSLLADRSDPATVLAGLESDVAYDTGLWHSLATEIGTAGLLVPEKLGGAGASAREAAVVLEETGRSVAPVPFLTSAVIAVTALLGCDHGRAEVAAPLAALAEGRTVGVLAVPLPTAPGGLPEPASVRADANGALTGRVTSVADAAAAELLLVPAQGPDGPALYAVEASADGVRTDTVTPLDLTRPLGHLTFDGAPGRLLATGDRARATLDRALLTGAGLLASEQLGIAEWCLAETVRHTAARTQFGRPVGSFQALKHRMAALWLEVASARAAARNAADALATGSPDAPVAVAVAQAYCAPVAVRAAQECVQLHGGIGMTWEHPAHLFLKRAKSDELALGSPGRHRDALAGLVGIAAP; this comes from the coding sequence ATGAACGACGGGACCACCCTGCCCGGCGCCGACCCCGACCTCCTGTACTCCGAGGACGAGGACGCACTGCGCGCCGCCGTACGGTCGCTGCTCGCCGACCGCAGCGATCCGGCCACTGTGCTCGCCGGCCTGGAGTCGGACGTCGCCTACGACACCGGCCTGTGGCACTCCCTCGCCACGGAGATCGGCACCGCGGGCCTGCTGGTGCCCGAAAAGCTCGGAGGGGCGGGCGCAAGTGCCCGCGAGGCCGCCGTCGTGCTGGAGGAGACCGGCCGCTCCGTCGCGCCCGTCCCCTTTCTGACCAGCGCGGTCATCGCGGTGACCGCCCTGCTGGGCTGCGATCACGGCCGGGCGGAGGTCGCCGCGCCGCTCGCCGCGCTCGCCGAGGGCCGCACCGTCGGTGTGCTCGCGGTCCCGCTGCCCACCGCCCCCGGCGGGCTGCCGGAACCGGCGTCCGTACGGGCCGATGCGAACGGCGCCCTGACCGGCCGGGTGACCTCGGTCGCCGACGCCGCGGCCGCCGAGCTCCTGCTCGTCCCGGCCCAGGGCCCCGACGGCCCGGCCCTGTATGCGGTGGAGGCCTCGGCGGACGGGGTGCGCACCGACACCGTCACCCCGCTCGACCTCACCCGCCCCCTGGGCCACCTCACCTTCGACGGCGCCCCGGGACGGCTCCTGGCCACCGGGGACCGCGCCCGCGCCACCCTCGACCGGGCCCTGCTCACCGGTGCCGGACTGCTCGCCTCGGAACAACTGGGCATCGCCGAATGGTGTCTGGCCGAAACCGTGCGGCACACCGCCGCGCGCACCCAGTTCGGCCGCCCCGTCGGCTCGTTCCAGGCGCTCAAGCACCGGATGGCCGCCCTCTGGCTGGAGGTGGCCTCGGCCCGCGCCGCCGCCCGCAACGCCGCCGACGCACTCGCCACCGGCAGCCCCGACGCCCCGGTGGCGGTGGCCGTCGCCCAGGCGTACTGCGCGCCGGTGGCGGTACGTGCCGCCCAGGAATGCGTCCAGCTGCACGGCGGCATCGGCATGACCTGGGAACACCCGGCCCATCTCTTCCTCAAGCGGGCCAAGAGCGATGAGCTCGCCCTTGGGTCGCCGGGGCGGCACCGGGACGCCCTGGCGGGGCTGGTGGGGATCGCCGCGCCGTAG
- a CDS encoding NAD(P)/FAD-dependent oxidoreductase, which produces MSPAPAYDVVVAGGGPAGCAAALTLVQAGRTVLLADAGTGPPKAGEALVSMGRLLLADLGVAEPVLGSGHLPCHGNLSAWGSPELHAVDFLHDPYGHGWHLDRPLFDRRLRAAARAAGAEVAEHTAVRSPSRQSDGTWRLALRDRAGGAGERTVRCRWVVDATGRGAAIAVRSGARRRTADQLTALHLTLDPAPQTPTDGRSLVESDQDGWWYTALLPSRHRLVAYFTDPDLPVAAARGAERFRQRLLATRHISRRARPHGFTTLRPPRRAPAHSAHLDRVHGDGWTAAGDAAAAFDPLSSQGILTALYTGLSAGQAVDARLHGDRAALTDYAAKVTTARTAYQHGHRAVHAQETRWTDRPFWARRQRNLHHNPHS; this is translated from the coding sequence GTGAGCCCCGCACCCGCCTACGACGTCGTGGTCGCGGGCGGTGGCCCGGCCGGCTGCGCCGCCGCACTCACCCTCGTCCAGGCCGGGCGGACGGTCCTGCTGGCCGACGCCGGCACCGGCCCGCCCAAGGCAGGCGAGGCGCTGGTGTCCATGGGCCGGCTGCTGCTCGCCGACCTCGGCGTCGCCGAGCCGGTCCTGGGCAGCGGCCACCTGCCCTGCCACGGCAACCTGTCCGCCTGGGGCTCGCCCGAACTGCACGCCGTGGACTTCCTCCACGACCCGTACGGCCACGGCTGGCACCTCGACCGTCCGCTCTTCGACCGTCGGCTGCGCGCCGCCGCCCGTGCGGCGGGCGCCGAGGTCGCCGAGCACACCGCCGTACGGAGCCCCTCCCGGCAGTCGGACGGCACCTGGCGGCTCGCCCTGCGCGACCGGGCCGGCGGGGCCGGGGAGCGTACGGTGCGCTGCCGCTGGGTGGTGGACGCCACCGGACGGGGCGCCGCGATCGCCGTCCGCTCCGGCGCCCGGCGGCGCACCGCAGACCAGCTGACCGCCCTCCACCTCACCCTCGACCCGGCCCCGCAGACCCCCACCGACGGCCGTTCGCTGGTCGAGTCCGACCAGGACGGCTGGTGGTACACCGCCCTGCTGCCCTCCCGGCACCGTCTGGTCGCCTACTTCACCGACCCGGACCTGCCCGTCGCCGCCGCCCGCGGCGCCGAGCGGTTCCGCCAACGGCTGCTGGCCACCCGGCACATCTCCCGCCGGGCCCGCCCGCACGGGTTCACCACCCTGCGCCCACCCCGCCGCGCCCCCGCGCACAGCGCACATCTGGACCGGGTGCACGGCGACGGCTGGACGGCCGCCGGGGACGCGGCAGCCGCCTTCGACCCGCTCAGCTCCCAGGGCATCCTCACCGCCCTCTACACCGGGCTGAGCGCGGGCCAGGCGGTCGACGCCCGGCTGCACGGCGACCGGGCGGCCCTCACCGACTACGCGGCCAAGGTCACCACGGCCAGGACCGCCTACCAGCACGGCCACCGTGCCGTGCACGCCCAGGAAACCCGCTGGACCGACCGGCCCTTCTGGGCCCGGCGGCAGCGGAACCTCCACCACAACCCCCACTCATGA
- a CDS encoding MFS transporter yields MKNSPPGSLITRLGIPPTLAWGYLGLLLFMIGDGVESGYLSPYLLDQGLTESRVALLFTVYGVAAGIAAWLSGVLSDLWGPRRVMWAGLGIWAVFQLLFLTAAIPLTSYPLMMLAYGLRGLGYPLFAYGFLVWIAGVAPRARLGTAMGWFWFAFTGGLPTLGSLVAGGLIPHIGSYATLWAALVLVAAGGLIALLLVRDDRGVRRAPGEGEGPVATLVGSITILWRNPRVGVGSVVRVINTASQFGFFVILPIHFTRTVGFTLTEWLHLLSAMFATNIFANLLFGVVGDRFGWRRTIAWFGGAGCTLSTLLLFYVPDAAGANFPLALLVAAFYGATLAGYVPLSALVPTLEPKHQGQALAALNLGAGASTFVGPAVVAAFVGPLGVEGVVWIFAGMYAVSCVLAHFLKLPAAPGTEDAPGADARHGDAPDGPAPTAASAPA; encoded by the coding sequence ATGAAGAATTCTCCTCCGGGTTCGCTGATCACACGCCTGGGCATCCCGCCGACCCTCGCCTGGGGATACCTCGGCCTCCTCCTCTTCATGATCGGAGACGGGGTCGAGTCCGGCTATCTCTCGCCGTACCTCCTCGACCAGGGCCTTACCGAATCCCGGGTCGCGCTGCTGTTCACCGTCTACGGAGTCGCCGCCGGTATCGCCGCCTGGCTCTCCGGAGTGCTGTCCGACCTGTGGGGGCCGCGCCGCGTCATGTGGGCCGGCCTGGGCATCTGGGCCGTCTTCCAGCTGCTCTTCCTCACCGCCGCCATCCCCCTGACCAGCTATCCGCTGATGATGCTCGCGTACGGGCTGCGCGGCCTGGGATATCCGCTGTTCGCCTACGGGTTCCTCGTCTGGATCGCCGGAGTGGCGCCGCGCGCCCGGCTCGGCACGGCCATGGGCTGGTTCTGGTTCGCCTTCACCGGCGGCCTGCCCACGCTCGGCTCGCTGGTCGCCGGCGGCCTGATCCCGCACATCGGCTCCTACGCCACCCTGTGGGCCGCGCTGGTGCTGGTGGCCGCGGGCGGACTGATCGCCCTGTTGCTGGTCCGTGACGACCGCGGTGTACGGCGGGCCCCCGGCGAGGGGGAGGGGCCGGTGGCCACCCTGGTCGGCAGCATCACGATCCTGTGGCGCAACCCCCGGGTCGGCGTCGGCTCGGTCGTCCGGGTGATCAACACGGCCTCGCAGTTCGGCTTCTTCGTCATCCTGCCGATCCACTTCACCAGAACGGTCGGCTTCACCCTCACCGAGTGGCTGCATCTGCTCAGCGCGATGTTCGCGACCAACATCTTCGCCAACCTGCTGTTCGGCGTGGTCGGCGACCGGTTCGGCTGGCGCCGCACCATCGCCTGGTTCGGCGGCGCCGGCTGCACGCTCAGCACCCTGCTGCTCTTCTACGTCCCGGACGCGGCGGGCGCGAACTTCCCGCTCGCCCTCCTGGTCGCCGCGTTCTACGGCGCTACGCTGGCAGGTTATGTACCGCTTTCGGCGCTGGTGCCCACCCTGGAGCCGAAGCACCAGGGCCAGGCCCTGGCCGCCCTCAACCTGGGCGCGGGCGCCAGCACCTTCGTCGGCCCCGCCGTCGTCGCCGCCTTCGTCGGACCGCTCGGTGTCGAAGGGGTGGTCTGGATCTTCGCGGGGATGTATGCGGTGAGCTGCGTGCTCGCCCACTTCCTGAAGCTGCCGGCCGCGCCCGGTACGGAGGACGCCCCCGGCGCGGACGCCCGGCACGGCGACGCCCCGGACGGCCCCGCGCCCACCGCCGCCTCGGCACCGGCGTGA
- a CDS encoding helix-turn-helix transcriptional regulator, with the protein MDTSTAGELGDFLRSRRARIQPEEVGLPGHGRRRVPGLRREEVAQLAGVSVDYYIRLEQGRSPSASDAVLDAIGRVLRLDDTERQYLRTVARPAARRTSAAGPADRKVRPGLRLLLDAMEKVPAFVLGRRMDVLAWNALGDAVVGFSQMPPEERNMPRQVFLNPQARELYPDWPAVAAETVAYLRLDAGSHPRDKQLATLVGELSLGSEDFRRLWADHQVKEKTYGAKRMRHPVAGELTMPYETLTVSGEPDQMLVVYTPEPGSRTADRLALLASWTASPAV; encoded by the coding sequence ATGGACACCTCCACGGCCGGGGAACTCGGCGACTTCCTGCGCTCCCGGCGCGCCCGCATCCAGCCCGAAGAGGTCGGGCTGCCGGGACACGGCAGACGGCGGGTTCCGGGCCTGCGCCGCGAGGAGGTCGCCCAGCTGGCAGGCGTCAGTGTCGACTACTACATCCGCCTCGAACAGGGCCGCAGCCCCTCCGCCTCGGATGCCGTACTCGACGCCATCGGGCGCGTTCTGCGCCTCGACGACACCGAGCGGCAGTATCTGCGGACGGTGGCCAGGCCCGCCGCCCGCCGCACGTCCGCCGCGGGGCCCGCCGACCGGAAAGTCCGCCCGGGCCTGCGCCTCCTCCTGGACGCCATGGAGAAGGTCCCCGCGTTCGTGCTCGGCCGCCGTATGGATGTGCTCGCGTGGAACGCGCTGGGCGACGCCGTCGTCGGCTTCTCGCAGATGCCGCCCGAGGAGCGCAACATGCCGCGCCAGGTGTTCCTCAACCCGCAGGCGCGCGAGCTCTATCCGGACTGGCCCGCGGTGGCCGCCGAGACGGTGGCCTATCTGCGCCTGGACGCGGGCAGCCACCCACGGGACAAGCAGCTGGCGACGCTGGTGGGCGAGCTGTCGCTGGGCAGCGAGGACTTCCGCCGGCTGTGGGCGGACCACCAGGTCAAGGAGAAGACGTACGGGGCGAAGCGGATGAGGCACCCCGTCGCGGGTGAACTCACCATGCCGTACGAGACGTTGACGGTGTCCGGGGAGCCGGATCAGATGCTGGTGGTCTACACGCCGGAACCGGGGTCACGGACGGCTGACCGCCTGGCCCTGCTGGCCAGTTGGACGGCGAGCCCGGCGGTCTGA